The nucleotide sequence GCAGATCGCCCGGTCGGTCGCGCGCGCCCTCGCTTTGAACGAGGATCTCACCGAGGCGATCGCCCTCGGGCACGACCTCGGGCACACCCCGTTCGGGCATTCGGGAGAATCGGTCCTGGACGTTCTGCTCCGGGGAAACGATCCGGATTTCCCGCTGCCGGCCGAAGTCGCCGCCGAAACCGGCGCGTTCAAGCACAACTACCAGTCGGTCCGCGTCGTCGACCGCCTGGAGAAGCGCTACCCGCATCCGGGACTCAACCTCACGCACGACGTCCGCGAGGGAATCCTGAAGCACACCTCCTGGAAGCGCGACTTTCCGTTTCCGGTCGAATTCCCGGAAGGCCTGCGGCTCGGCTCCGGCGGATCGCTGGAGGCGCAGACGGTGAACTGGTCCGACGAGATCGCCCAGCAGGCGCACGATCTGGAGGACGGCCTCGCGATGATCCCGGAAGCCGCGATCGAGGAGCTCGAGATCTCCCGGCGCATCCGGAAGCAGCGCGGCCTCCCCGCCGACCGGGGGCTGCGCCGCGCGGAGCTCGTGCGCGGGCTCTACCGGGAGATGGTCGCCGACCTCGTGTCCGCGTCGGCGGTGCGCATCGACGCCTTCGTCGCGAAGCGGCGGATCGCGACGGCCGACGCCTTCGACCGCCTGCGCGACCGCCTTCCCGGGAACCTCGTCGGGTTCTCCGAAGAGGGGGGGCGGCGGTACCGGGAGCTCAAGACGTTCGTCTACGAGAACATCATCCATTCGTTCCCGATCGCGCGTCGCGACGGCCGCGCGCGCCTCGTTTTGCGCGGCCTGTTCCTCGCTTTCCACGCCAACCCGCGGCTCCTCCCGGACGACCTGCTCGAGGCGTACGCGCGCGAAGAGGGGATCCGTTTCCTCCGCCGCGTCCCCCTCGGGGAAGTCGCCCGGGAAGCGGAGAGGCGCTATCACCGCCGCCCGCGATTCCTTCGCGCGATCACCGACCACATCGCGGGGATGACCGACAAGTTCGCCCTGTCCGAGTACGAGTCGTTGACGACGGCCTTCCCCTCGCAGGGAGCGTTGTGAAAAGATCGTCGCCATGAGCCGCACCATGAGCCCCGTCGGGTTCCTCTCGCGCGATCTCGAGGTCGCGGATCCCGACGTGTTTCGAGCGATCCGCGAAGAGGAGCGGCGGCAGAACGAGAACCTCGAGCTGATCGCTTCGGAAAATTTCGTGTCCCGCGCCGTCCGCCAGGCGGCCGGGTCGGTGCTCACGAACAAGTACGCCGAAGGCTACCCGGGGAAGCGTTACTACGGGGGGTGCGAGTTCGTCGACCGGGTCGAATCCCTCGCGATCGATCGCGCCAAGGCGCTCTTCGGCGCGGACCACGCCAACGTCCAGCCGCATTCCGGGTCGCAGGCGAACATGGCCGTGTACCTGACGGCCCTCCAGCCCGGGGACGTCATCCTCGGAATGAACCTCTCGCACGGCGGCCATCTCACCCATGGACACCCGCTCTCCTTCTCGGGACGCGAATACAAGGTCGTCGCGTACGGCGTCCGGCGGGAGGACGAGAGGATCGACTACGACGAGCTGGCCGCGCTCGCGCGCGAGCATCGGCCGAAGCTGATCATCGCGGGCGCGTCGGCGTACGCGCGGACGCTCGAGTTCGGGCGTTTCGCCGAGATCGCCCGCGAGTCGGGCGCGGCGCTGATGTGCGACATCTCGCACATCGCCGGCCTCGTCGTCGCGGGACTCCACCCGTCGCCCGTTCCGGTCGCGGAATACGTCACGACGACGACCCACAAGACGCTCCGGGGGCCGCGCGGCGGGATGATCCTCTGCCGGGCCGCGTTCCAGAAGGACCTCGATCGGAACGTCTTCCCGGGCGTGCAGGGAGGCCCTCTCGAGCACGTGATCGCGGCCAAGGCCGTCTGTTTCGCCGAGGCGGCGGCGCCGGAGTTCGCCGCCTACCAGCGGAGGATCCTCGAGAACGCGCGCGCGCTCGCCGGGGCGCTCGCGGCGCGCGGATGGCGCGTGGTCTCGGGAGGAACCGACACGCACCTCTTCCTGATCGACGTCG is from Thermoanaerobaculia bacterium and encodes:
- the dgt gene encoding dNTP triphosphohydrolase; protein product: MKKTAVPTAWEERQEALLSVAASRSSRASRPYGDRAERDDPFRAAYARDRDRILHSRAFRRLKHKTQVFIPFEGDHFRTRLTHTLEVSQIARSVARALALNEDLTEAIALGHDLGHTPFGHSGESVLDVLLRGNDPDFPLPAEVAAETGAFKHNYQSVRVVDRLEKRYPHPGLNLTHDVREGILKHTSWKRDFPFPVEFPEGLRLGSGGSLEAQTVNWSDEIAQQAHDLEDGLAMIPEAAIEELEISRRIRKQRGLPADRGLRRAELVRGLYREMVADLVSASAVRIDAFVAKRRIATADAFDRLRDRLPGNLVGFSEEGGRRYRELKTFVYENIIHSFPIARRDGRARLVLRGLFLAFHANPRLLPDDLLEAYAREEGIRFLRRVPLGEVAREAERRYHRRPRFLRAITDHIAGMTDKFALSEYESLTTAFPSQGAL
- the glyA gene encoding serine hydroxymethyltransferase encodes the protein MSPVGFLSRDLEVADPDVFRAIREEERRQNENLELIASENFVSRAVRQAAGSVLTNKYAEGYPGKRYYGGCEFVDRVESLAIDRAKALFGADHANVQPHSGSQANMAVYLTALQPGDVILGMNLSHGGHLTHGHPLSFSGREYKVVAYGVRREDERIDYDELAALAREHRPKLIIAGASAYARTLEFGRFAEIARESGAALMCDISHIAGLVVAGLHPSPVPVAEYVTTTTHKTLRGPRGGMILCRAAFQKDLDRNVFPGVQGGPLEHVIAAKAVCFAEAAAPEFAAYQRRILENARALAGALAARGWRVVSGGTDTHLFLIDVGARGITGKDAEKSLDAAGITVNKNTIPFDPLPPLKASGIRIGTPAVTTRGMGAGEMATIAELIAEVLEAPADEETGRRVRAKVRELCAAFPLDAAE